The following are encoded in a window of Bordetella genomosp. 10 genomic DNA:
- a CDS encoding LysE family translocator yields the protein MPTLHMLLLFLAADLALKLTPGPDMALTLTRGMTQGFRIAWLSVLGTFCAGFVQIPLVVLGLAAIFRESPTLFLFVKLAGALYMVYLGIQALRRSRRPRDLAAAPAKGEGRQVFIQGFMTNLLNPKVFIFLIAFLPQFTDPGAGPVWLQMLVLAVISKLFGLCSGATYAYGAARIRNWLTRNRWFLQAQDGVLGACMLAIAGYLVSSAGAPVSK from the coding sequence ATGCCCACCCTGCACATGCTCCTGCTTTTCCTGGCCGCCGACCTGGCCTTGAAGCTCACCCCCGGCCCGGACATGGCGTTGACGCTCACGCGCGGCATGACGCAGGGTTTCCGCATCGCCTGGCTGAGCGTATTGGGCACCTTTTGCGCCGGCTTCGTGCAGATCCCCCTGGTGGTCCTCGGCCTGGCGGCGATCTTCCGGGAATCGCCCACGCTTTTCCTGTTCGTGAAGCTGGCCGGCGCGCTGTACATGGTCTACCTGGGCATCCAGGCCCTGCGCCGCAGCCGCAGGCCGCGCGACCTGGCGGCCGCCCCCGCCAAGGGCGAAGGCCGCCAGGTGTTCATCCAGGGCTTCATGACCAACCTGCTCAATCCCAAGGTCTTCATCTTCCTGATCGCCTTCCTGCCGCAATTCACCGATCCCGGCGCCGGTCCGGTCTGGCTGCAGATGCTGGTCCTGGCGGTGATTTCCAAGCTCTTCGGCCTGTGTTCCGGCGCCACCTACGCCTACGGCGCGGCGCGCATCCGCAACTGGCTGACGCGCAACCGCTGGTTCCTGCAGGCGCAGGACGGCGTGCTGGGCGCGTGCATGCTGGCGATCGCGGGCTACCTGGTGTCCAGCGCCGGCGCGCCGGTCTCGAAGTAG
- a CDS encoding OB-fold protein: MKNLAWIAAATLSVLPWGARAVTFDCAKARSTPEKLICSTPDLSQADDHLKQTFDAARARAKDKKAFSDRARQEWLRREKTCTDAACVRQWYADQERLYALDAPVRPAPPPPAPAHASPAPAPAPAPAPPTTPNGRDAAPDPQAAPRAHPTPPAPAAPSAANAPEVAATVLYADYKQDETAADRKYKGKTIKVNGTVSGVRTPADGDPYIELTAADNPLPSVHLDFPRTASPRIAQLRKGQKIAVACVVQGLVIGDPVLRCADAP, encoded by the coding sequence ATGAAAAACCTGGCCTGGATCGCGGCGGCGACGTTGTCCGTTCTCCCCTGGGGCGCCCGCGCCGTCACCTTCGACTGCGCCAAGGCCCGTTCGACGCCCGAGAAGCTGATATGCAGCACGCCCGATCTCTCGCAGGCCGACGACCACCTGAAGCAGACCTTCGACGCCGCCCGCGCGCGCGCCAAGGATAAGAAGGCCTTCAGCGACCGCGCCCGGCAGGAATGGCTGCGACGCGAAAAGACCTGCACCGACGCGGCCTGCGTCCGCCAGTGGTACGCCGACCAGGAACGCCTTTATGCGCTGGACGCGCCTGTGCGGCCAGCGCCTCCGCCGCCCGCGCCGGCGCATGCCTCGCCCGCCCCTGCGCCCGCACCGGCGCCGGCGCCGCCCACTACGCCCAACGGCCGCGACGCTGCCCCCGATCCGCAAGCCGCGCCCCGCGCGCATCCCACCCCGCCGGCCCCGGCAGCGCCCTCGGCGGCCAACGCCCCCGAGGTCGCCGCGACGGTGCTTTATGCCGACTACAAGCAAGACGAGACCGCGGCCGACCGCAAATACAAGGGCAAGACCATCAAGGTCAACGGCACGGTCTCCGGCGTCCGGACGCCGGCCGACGGCGATCCCTATATCGAACTGACGGCGGCCGACAATCCGCTGCCGTCCGTGCACCTGGATTTCCCCAGGACCGCGTCGCCGCGCATCGCCCAGCTCCGGAAAGGCCAGAAAATCGCCGTCGCCTGCGTCGTCCAGGGCCTGGTCATCGGCGACCCCGTGCTGCGCTGCGCCGACGCCCCTTGA
- a CDS encoding LysR family transcriptional regulator, producing MDKLWAMEVFVRVMECGSLSRAAESLDLANATVTTSLRNLEAHLGTTLIQRNSRHLHLTEEGRIFLPHCQEILRSVARAESDVKIHGSDVVGPLRVEAPFAIGQNLLCPALVELTRRHPGLSVSVSLTNDPHNLIERATDVAIRMDRVEDADLVGRPIYEAQYVVCGTPETVGAMRAASPRELDPVRCLGLFAEGNHAPNPWRFAKDGDEVVVNPGGPLSFNNTAALIQAALQNVGLIYVLDVFVSDLVKRGQMVELFPDWQTSKRTFHAVTVKSRFAAPKVRAFIDFLLEIFDARRRPSVTTMVAVGPDRRKKRPH from the coding sequence ATGGACAAGCTATGGGCCATGGAAGTGTTCGTGCGCGTCATGGAGTGCGGCAGCCTCTCGCGCGCGGCCGAATCGCTGGATCTCGCCAACGCCACGGTCACCACCAGCCTGCGCAATCTGGAGGCGCACCTGGGCACGACGCTGATCCAGCGCAACTCCCGCCACTTGCACTTGACCGAGGAAGGCCGGATCTTCCTGCCGCACTGCCAGGAGATCCTGCGCAGCGTGGCGCGCGCCGAATCTGACGTGAAAATCCACGGCAGCGACGTGGTCGGCCCGCTGCGCGTGGAAGCGCCTTTCGCCATCGGCCAGAACCTGCTGTGCCCGGCCCTAGTCGAGCTCACGCGCCGCCACCCGGGCCTGTCCGTTTCCGTCTCGTTGACCAACGACCCGCACAACCTGATCGAACGCGCCACCGACGTGGCCATCCGCATGGATCGCGTGGAAGACGCCGACCTGGTGGGCCGGCCCATCTACGAAGCGCAATACGTGGTGTGCGGCACGCCGGAGACTGTCGGCGCCATGCGCGCCGCCTCGCCGCGCGAGCTGGATCCCGTCCGCTGCCTGGGCCTGTTCGCCGAAGGCAACCATGCGCCCAATCCCTGGCGCTTCGCCAAGGACGGGGACGAGGTGGTGGTGAACCCCGGCGGGCCGCTCAGCTTCAACAACACCGCGGCCCTGATCCAGGCCGCCTTGCAGAACGTCGGCCTGATCTACGTCCTGGACGTCTTCGTCAGCGACCTGGTCAAGCGGGGCCAGATGGTCGAGCTCTTTCCCGACTGGCAGACCAGCAAGCGCACCTTCCACGCGGTGACGGTGAAGTCGCGCTTCGCGGCGCCCAAGGTGCGCGCCTTCATCGACTTCCTGCTGGAAATCTTCGACGCGCGGCGCCGCCCCAGCGTCACGACGATGGTTGCAGTCGGTCCAGACCGTAGAAAGAAAAGACCTCACTGA
- a CDS encoding tripartite tricarboxylate transporter substrate binding protein, with the protein MKPWLRGAISLAALTTFTLALPLGGLALPRAAHAAADYPSRPIRLVVPWAPGGSTDILARTTAERLTKALKQPVIVDNRPGASGNIGADIVARAAPDGYTLLFTSTNLTLNPAVIPQTPYDPIKSFTGVTMVAFAPMMLVTKAGFAGDSLQGLIAYGKAHPGELNFSSSGAGGAPHLAGEMFKQATKLDITHVPYTGAAPALTDVLSGQVQMTFTTYISAQGLLSSGQLKALGVASKDRLPVLPKVPTFAEQGLDIEIGTMFGLLAPAGTPRPIVDKLYGVVRQAAADSAFQEKILQQGGTVVADDPDHYNAYLREDVAKWAALIKKIGGVSAR; encoded by the coding sequence ATGAAACCATGGTTGCGCGGCGCGATATCCCTCGCCGCCCTGACTACCTTCACCCTGGCCCTGCCCCTGGGCGGCCTGGCCTTGCCGCGGGCGGCCCACGCCGCCGCGGACTATCCGTCCAGGCCCATCCGCCTGGTGGTGCCGTGGGCGCCGGGCGGCAGCACCGACATCCTGGCCCGCACCACGGCCGAGCGCCTGACCAAGGCCCTCAAGCAGCCGGTGATCGTCGACAACCGGCCCGGCGCCAGCGGCAATATCGGCGCCGACATCGTGGCGCGCGCCGCGCCCGACGGCTATACCCTGCTGTTCACCAGCACCAACCTGACGCTCAATCCCGCGGTCATTCCCCAGACGCCCTACGATCCGATCAAGAGCTTCACCGGCGTCACCATGGTGGCGTTCGCGCCCATGATGCTGGTGACCAAGGCCGGCTTCGCCGGCGACAGCCTGCAGGGGCTCATCGCCTACGGCAAGGCGCATCCCGGCGAACTGAATTTCTCCAGCAGCGGCGCGGGCGGCGCGCCGCACCTGGCCGGCGAGATGTTCAAGCAGGCGACGAAGCTGGACATCACGCACGTGCCCTACACCGGCGCCGCGCCGGCGCTGACGGACGTGCTCTCCGGCCAGGTGCAGATGACCTTCACCACCTACATCTCGGCGCAGGGCCTGCTGTCCTCGGGCCAGTTGAAGGCGCTGGGCGTGGCCAGCAAGGACAGGCTGCCCGTGCTGCCCAAGGTGCCCACTTTCGCCGAGCAGGGCCTGGACATCGAAATCGGCACCATGTTCGGCCTGCTCGCGCCGGCCGGCACGCCGCGTCCCATCGTGGACAAGCTGTACGGCGTCGTCAGGCAGGCCGCCGCCGACTCCGCCTTCCAGGAGAAAATCCTGCAACAGGGCGGGACGGTCGTGGCCGACGATCCCGACCACTACAACGCCTATCTGCGCGAGGACGTGGCCAAGTGGGCGGCCCTGATCAAGAAGATCGGCGGCGTCTCGGCGCGCTGA
- a CDS encoding tripartite tricarboxylate transporter substrate binding protein, whose product MKHLKTLLAGGVLAALGLAGAAHAAYPDKPIRLIVGFPAGGASDVAARAIAAKMGALLGQAIIIENKAGAASNIGSDYVAKAAPDGYTVLFGTISLAVNPSLYPKLSYDPLKDLTAVAQVASTPFLLVVNPRTPYHSVADLIAAARKPSDKPIYFASAGNGSGAHLFAELFNSQAGIKMQHVPYRGAAPAMSDVLGGQVPLTFDNIVTTLPLVKSGKLRALAVTTKTRSKAAPDIPTVAEAGVPGYDATAWFGLFAPAGTPAAVVRKLSETAAQATQAPEVRATLEAVGCDPMGTSPQEFEAFFKSEVSKWAKVVDEAHVHVD is encoded by the coding sequence GTGAAACACCTCAAGACCTTGCTGGCCGGCGGCGTGCTGGCCGCGCTGGGGCTGGCCGGCGCCGCCCACGCCGCCTATCCCGACAAGCCGATCCGGCTGATCGTGGGCTTTCCGGCGGGCGGCGCCTCGGACGTGGCCGCCCGCGCCATCGCCGCCAAGATGGGCGCCCTGCTGGGCCAGGCCATCATCATCGAGAACAAGGCCGGCGCCGCCAGCAACATCGGCTCGGACTACGTGGCCAAGGCGGCGCCCGACGGCTATACCGTGCTGTTCGGCACGATCTCGCTGGCGGTCAACCCCAGCCTCTATCCCAAGCTCAGCTACGACCCGCTGAAGGACCTGACCGCCGTCGCGCAGGTCGCTTCCACGCCCTTCCTGCTGGTGGTCAATCCCCGCACGCCGTACCACTCGGTGGCCGACCTCATCGCCGCCGCCCGGAAACCTTCGGACAAGCCCATCTATTTCGCCAGCGCGGGCAACGGCTCGGGGGCGCACCTGTTCGCCGAGCTGTTCAACAGCCAGGCCGGCATCAAGATGCAGCACGTTCCCTACCGGGGCGCGGCGCCCGCCATGTCCGACGTGCTGGGCGGGCAGGTGCCGCTGACCTTCGACAACATCGTCACCACCTTGCCGCTGGTCAAGAGCGGCAAGCTGCGCGCGCTGGCGGTCACGACCAAGACGCGTTCCAAGGCCGCGCCCGACATTCCCACGGTGGCGGAGGCGGGCGTGCCCGGCTACGACGCCACGGCCTGGTTCGGCCTGTTCGCGCCCGCCGGCACGCCGGCCGCGGTCGTCCGGAAGCTGAGCGAGACGGCCGCCCAGGCGACCCAGGCGCCCGAGGTGCGCGCCACGCTGGAGGCGGTCGGCTGCGATCCCATGGGGACCAGCCCCCAGGAATTCGAGGCGTTCTTCAAGTCGGAAGTGAGCAAGTGGGCCAAGGTCGTCGACGAGGCCCACGTCCACGTGGATTGA
- a CDS encoding FAD-dependent oxidoreductase, with product MERTFDVVVAGCGVAGLSAAVAAAERGLAVAVLERADHADRGGQSRYTEAYLRMKAIDQVSDDFETHLAENAGVYMDPDFAAEMVRDRASWSHAARTLAVLDPELISCFADNVPDTIAWLQGMGVKFDFLPTQFLTKTQPRLLPVGGGAALVEALAARAESLGVTFLYRTTARRLLVDEDGAVQGLLAHHAEEGGVRLKGAVVLACGGFEGNPALMAKYIGPRSVYLRPVCKGGYFNRGEGIEMAFEAGAAPSGEFGSYHAEPVDPRSGASEPSVFIFPYGILVNKAGQRFTDEAPGTVDAWYERVTRRIYEQEQGIAYVVLDQRVKDVPNYRLAIRTDQPAIEAGTLAALGAELGLPAGALEATVARYNDACPDEAGFKPLEPDGLATRGLAPGKSHWSRRIEQGPFIAYPIISSNVFTFGGLKINPSGQVLDTDGNPIRNLYAAGEIVGTYYTNYTGATSVLKGLVFGRRSANHIADLR from the coding sequence ATGGAACGTACATTCGATGTCGTGGTGGCCGGCTGCGGCGTGGCCGGCCTGTCGGCGGCGGTGGCGGCCGCCGAGCGCGGCCTGGCGGTGGCGGTGCTGGAGCGCGCCGATCACGCCGACCGCGGCGGCCAGAGCCGCTATACCGAGGCCTACCTGCGCATGAAGGCCATCGACCAGGTGTCCGACGATTTCGAGACCCACCTGGCCGAGAACGCCGGCGTCTACATGGATCCCGATTTCGCGGCCGAAATGGTGCGGGACCGCGCCTCGTGGTCGCACGCCGCGCGCACGCTGGCGGTGCTGGATCCCGAACTGATCAGTTGCTTCGCCGACAACGTGCCGGACACCATCGCCTGGCTGCAAGGCATGGGCGTGAAGTTCGACTTCCTGCCCACCCAGTTCCTGACCAAGACGCAGCCGCGCCTGCTGCCCGTGGGCGGCGGCGCGGCGCTGGTCGAGGCCCTGGCCGCCCGGGCCGAGAGCCTGGGCGTGACCTTCCTCTATCGCACCACCGCGCGGCGCCTGCTCGTCGACGAGGACGGCGCGGTGCAGGGCCTGCTGGCCCATCATGCGGAGGAGGGCGGCGTGCGGCTGAAGGGCGCGGTGGTGCTGGCCTGCGGCGGCTTCGAGGGCAACCCGGCGCTCATGGCGAAGTACATCGGCCCGCGCTCGGTCTACCTGCGGCCGGTGTGCAAGGGCGGGTACTTCAATCGCGGCGAGGGCATCGAGATGGCGTTCGAGGCCGGCGCGGCGCCCAGCGGCGAATTCGGCAGCTACCACGCCGAGCCGGTCGATCCGCGGTCGGGCGCGTCCGAGCCGTCGGTCTTCATTTTTCCCTACGGCATCCTGGTCAACAAGGCGGGCCAACGCTTCACCGACGAGGCGCCGGGCACGGTCGACGCCTGGTACGAGCGCGTCACGCGCCGCATCTATGAACAGGAGCAGGGCATCGCGTACGTCGTCCTGGACCAGCGGGTGAAGGACGTGCCGAACTATCGTCTCGCCATCCGCACCGACCAGCCCGCCATCGAGGCCGGCACGCTGGCCGCGCTGGGCGCCGAGCTGGGCCTGCCCGCGGGCGCGCTGGAAGCGACCGTGGCGCGCTACAACGACGCCTGCCCGGATGAGGCCGGCTTCAAGCCGCTGGAGCCCGACGGCCTGGCCACGCGGGGGCTCGCGCCGGGTAAATCCCACTGGTCGCGCCGCATCGAGCAAGGTCCCTTCATCGCCTATCCCATCATTTCGTCGAACGTATTCACCTTCGGCGGCCTCAAGATCAATCCGTCCGGGCAGGTGCTCGACACCGACGGCAACCCCATCCGGAACCTGTACGCGGCCGGCGAGATCGTGGGCACCTACTACACCAACTACACCGGCGCCACGTCGGTGCTCAAGGGGCTGGTGTTCGGCCGCCGGTCGGCCAACCACATCGCGGACCTCCGCTAG
- a CDS encoding aspartate/glutamate racemase family protein, whose protein sequence is MKIWHQSFTVLSDLGPYSEALKRHFAKVARPGTRIDMHGMQAGTYRSNYPGTDIRHVAFQYVHALQFMASAVQAQEEGYDVYALSTLPEPALREIRSLVDIPVVGYGESAMLTACMLGRKFGVLLFIDDMNELIAENARNHGLESRFAGAAPVGFAFNDVLKGFDDPAELIGRFQAAARKLIAQGADVIIPGEAPLNVLLAQNGIAEVDGVPVLDSLAAWIKQAEAMHDLRTLCGIKTCRKGYFHKPPEAGRVSEVFSFYGLDRLQPSS, encoded by the coding sequence ATGAAAATCTGGCATCAAAGCTTTACCGTCCTCAGCGACCTCGGGCCCTACAGCGAGGCGCTGAAGCGGCACTTCGCCAAGGTGGCGCGGCCCGGCACGCGGATCGACATGCACGGCATGCAGGCCGGCACCTACCGCAGCAACTATCCCGGCACCGACATCCGCCACGTCGCCTTCCAGTACGTCCATGCCCTGCAATTCATGGCGTCCGCGGTGCAGGCGCAGGAGGAGGGCTACGACGTCTACGCGCTGAGCACGCTGCCCGAGCCCGCCTTGCGCGAAATCCGCAGCCTGGTGGACATTCCGGTGGTGGGCTACGGCGAGTCGGCGATGCTGACGGCCTGCATGCTGGGCCGCAAGTTCGGCGTGTTGCTCTTCATCGACGACATGAACGAGCTCATCGCCGAGAACGCCAGGAACCACGGCCTCGAATCGCGCTTCGCCGGCGCGGCGCCGGTGGGCTTCGCCTTCAACGACGTACTCAAGGGCTTCGACGATCCCGCCGAACTGATCGGGCGCTTCCAGGCCGCGGCGCGCAAGCTGATCGCGCAGGGGGCCGACGTCATCATCCCGGGCGAGGCGCCGTTGAACGTGCTGCTGGCGCAGAACGGCATCGCCGAGGTGGACGGCGTGCCCGTGCTGGATTCCCTGGCCGCCTGGATAAAGCAGGCCGAGGCCATGCACGACCTGCGCACCCTGTGCGGCATCAAGACCTGCCGCAAGGGCTATTTCCACAAGCCGCCCGAGGCCGGGCGCGTCAGTGAGGTCTTTTCTTTCTACGGTCTGGACCGACTGCAACCATCGTCGTGA
- a CDS encoding LysR family transcriptional regulator, whose translation MDTAWLRSFLLVVEAGSMAEAARRLDITPAAVAKQLRNLEREVGTPLLARSGRTVRPTDAGHRVTGIARSLQADLAQLKRSAFDGEMQGELRLGTISTALHSLVPDMLARLVKQHPQLRVFIQPGMSMDLYDAVQSEALDAAVCLHPQFALPKAFFWHTLREEPLVALVPQRLARRDPHDLLRREPLIRYDRRQWGGRQAEDYLRKAGIVPHERFELSSLAAIAMMVDRGLGVSLAPDAGSPWPGGLRLAKLALPVPMEPRLVGVLCLRSSSRLALVRRMVELAAASR comes from the coding sequence GTGGACACCGCATGGCTGCGCAGTTTCCTGCTGGTGGTGGAGGCCGGCTCCATGGCCGAAGCCGCCCGGCGCCTGGACATCACGCCGGCGGCGGTGGCCAAGCAGTTGCGCAACCTGGAAAGGGAAGTCGGCACGCCGTTGCTGGCGCGATCGGGACGCACGGTGCGGCCCACGGACGCCGGGCATCGGGTGACGGGCATCGCGCGCTCCCTGCAGGCCGACCTGGCCCAATTGAAGCGCTCCGCCTTCGACGGCGAGATGCAGGGCGAACTGCGGCTGGGGACGATCAGCACGGCCTTGCACAGCCTGGTGCCGGACATGCTGGCCCGCCTGGTCAAGCAGCATCCGCAATTGCGGGTGTTCATCCAGCCTGGCATGTCCATGGACCTGTACGACGCGGTGCAGTCGGAGGCGCTCGATGCCGCCGTCTGCCTGCACCCGCAGTTCGCGCTGCCCAAGGCTTTCTTCTGGCACACCTTGCGCGAGGAGCCGCTGGTGGCGCTGGTGCCGCAGCGGCTGGCCCGGCGCGATCCGCACGATCTGCTGCGCCGCGAGCCGTTGATCCGCTATGACCGGCGGCAATGGGGCGGACGCCAGGCCGAGGACTATCTGCGCAAGGCCGGCATCGTGCCGCACGAGCGGTTCGAACTCAGTTCGCTGGCCGCGATCGCCATGATGGTCGACCGCGGGCTGGGGGTGTCGCTGGCTCCCGATGCCGGATCGCCCTGGCCGGGCGGCCTGCGGCTGGCGAAGCTGGCCCTGCCCGTGCCGATGGAGCCCAGGCTCGTCGGCGTGCTGTGCCTGCGCTCGTCCTCGCGGCTCGCGCTGGTGCGGCGCATGGTCGAGCTGGCGGCGGCGAGCCGCTGA